One Methylobacterium sp. SyP6R genomic window carries:
- a CDS encoding IS630 family transposase gives MDEHRLGLKPVTRRVWAPAGERPVALGQHRFKWLHVTAFVAPAMGETVWYLSNGLSKPFFERLLADFAREVGAGTRCRAVVMLDNAGWHTQPNLSVPEGVRLVYLPPYTPELQPAETLWPLVDEPVVNRYIANLDELERVVEQRCATLSEQPDLISSRTSFHWLPKTAKPKPKLA, from the coding sequence ATGGACGAGCACCGCCTCGGCCTGAAGCCGGTCACGCGACGGGTCTGGGCGCCGGCGGGAGAGCGGCCGGTGGCGCTGGGCCAGCATCGCTTCAAGTGGCTGCACGTCACCGCCTTCGTGGCGCCGGCCATGGGCGAGACGGTGTGGTACCTCTCCAACGGCCTGTCCAAGCCGTTCTTCGAGCGACTCTTGGCCGACTTCGCGCGCGAGGTCGGAGCCGGCACGCGCTGCCGGGCGGTGGTGATGCTCGACAATGCCGGCTGGCACACGCAGCCCAATCTAAGCGTGCCCGAGGGTGTGCGGCTCGTCTACCTGCCGCCCTATACGCCCGAACTGCAGCCGGCCGAGACGTTGTGGCCGCTGGTCGATGAGCCGGTGGTCAACCGGTACATCGCCAACCTGGATGAGTTGGAACGCGTGGTCGAGCAGCGGTGCGCGACCTTAAGCGAGCAGCCCGACCTCATCAGCTCACGCACAAGCTTCCACTGGCTGCCCAAAACCGCAAAGCCAAAGCCCAAGCTGGCCTAA
- a CDS encoding helix-turn-helix domain-containing protein, with translation MAGPVAHLSVSELAERFTACRDARTARQTQAIWLLAKGHSFAEAAAATAFSERWVRRLCERYNAEGVEALGDRRRHNGAAASLLTPDVLERLRQRLAEPPPDGGVWTSRTVADVLAQDLGREQVAVQRGWEALKALGWSLQRPRPRNPRAATPEAAQAFKKSWRRPSTRRRPVSRACRSSSTRWTSTASA, from the coding sequence ATGGCTGGCCCGGTAGCCCACCTGAGCGTGTCGGAGTTGGCGGAGCGCTTCACGGCCTGCCGTGACGCGCGCACCGCCCGCCAGACCCAGGCGATCTGGCTTCTGGCCAAGGGCCACAGTTTCGCAGAAGCCGCCGCGGCGACCGCCTTCAGCGAACGCTGGGTGCGCCGTTTGTGCGAGCGCTACAACGCTGAGGGGGTCGAGGCGCTGGGTGATCGGCGCCGCCACAACGGGGCCGCGGCCAGCCTCCTGACGCCAGATGTCCTCGAGCGATTGCGTCAGCGCCTGGCCGAGCCGCCGCCGGACGGGGGCGTGTGGACGAGCCGCACGGTGGCGGACGTCCTGGCCCAGGACCTGGGGCGCGAGCAGGTGGCGGTGCAGCGCGGCTGGGAGGCGCTCAAGGCGCTGGGCTGGTCGCTGCAACGGCCGCGCCCGCGCAACCCGCGCGCGGCCACGCCCGAGGCTGCGCAGGCTTTTAAAAAAAGTTGGCGCAGGCCGTCGACGAGGAGGAGGCCCGTGAGCCGCGCCTGCCGGTCGTCGTCTACGCGATGGACGAGCACCGCCTCGGCCTGA
- the istA gene encoding IS21 family transposase, translated as MVGEEAALEIRVLHRHGKGIREIARATGLSRNTVRRYLRDEAAARYKERPPRPGKLDPFKGYVVERLAAAAPERIPASVLLGELRERGYAGGYTMLKEFVAGLAPAPAPQPTVRFETAPGEQMQVDWAVMRRGADRLSVFVATLGWSRAAYLEFVTDERLETLIAAHENAFLAFGGVPREVLYDNMRTVVVERNAYGRGRHRFQAGFLDFARHCGFRPRLCQPGRAQTKGKVERFIRYLRGSFYVPLASRLSQEGLVLDREAANLAAGHWLRTVANQRVQATTGAVPAERLEVERAHLQPVPPPYGGRSVRQIQAPAVPAPAHPVVGLQHPLALYDGLSGLMTGEPA; from the coding sequence ATGGTGGGTGAGGAGGCAGCGTTGGAGATCCGGGTGTTGCATCGGCACGGGAAGGGCATCCGCGAGATTGCCCGCGCGACGGGTCTGTCGCGCAACACGGTGAGGCGCTATCTGCGCGACGAGGCGGCGGCACGCTACAAGGAGCGACCGCCCCGACCGGGCAAGCTCGATCCGTTCAAGGGCTACGTGGTGGAGCGTCTGGCGGCTGCGGCGCCGGAGCGGATCCCGGCCAGCGTGCTGCTCGGCGAGCTGCGCGAGCGGGGCTATGCGGGCGGCTACACGATGCTCAAGGAGTTCGTCGCCGGCCTGGCGCCGGCGCCGGCCCCGCAGCCGACGGTGCGCTTCGAGACCGCGCCGGGCGAGCAGATGCAGGTCGACTGGGCGGTGATGCGGCGCGGCGCCGACCGGCTCTCGGTGTTCGTGGCAACGCTGGGCTGGAGCCGGGCGGCCTACCTGGAGTTCGTGACCGACGAGCGCCTCGAGACGCTGATCGCCGCCCACGAGAACGCCTTCCTGGCCTTCGGGGGCGTGCCGCGCGAGGTGCTCTACGACAACATGCGCACCGTGGTGGTGGAGAGGAACGCCTACGGTCGCGGACGTCATCGCTTCCAGGCCGGCTTCCTGGACTTCGCCCGCCATTGCGGCTTCCGGCCCCGGCTATGCCAGCCCGGGCGAGCGCAGACGAAGGGCAAGGTCGAGCGCTTCATCCGCTACCTGCGCGGCAGCTTCTACGTGCCGCTGGCCAGCCGGCTGAGCCAGGAGGGGCTGGTGCTCGATCGCGAGGCGGCCAATCTTGCGGCGGGGCACTGGCTGCGCACGGTCGCCAACCAGCGGGTCCAGGCCACGACCGGCGCGGTACCGGCCGAGCGCCTGGAGGTGGAGCGGGCGCACCTGCAGCCGGTGCCGCCGCCCTATGGCGGCCGCTCGGTGCGTCAGATCCAGGCTCCGGCGGTGCCGGCTCCCGCCCATCCGGTGGTCGGGCTGCAGCACCCGCTGGCGCTCTACGACGGGCTCTCGGGCCTGATGACGGGAGAACCGGCATGA
- the repA gene encoding plasmid partitioning protein RepA, which translates to MTQVPHTHSEVVETAAQRVNRHASLLSGQLRNLTASLFPPASQKMLRSFSSGEVAKFVGVSDGYLRQLSIDGLGPAPAIATGGRRSYTLTQVNELRAYLAEARPREAMQFLPRRRPGEPLQVIAVANFKGGSAKTTTSLYLAQYLALRGFRVLAIDLDPQASLSSMFGYQPEFDIDRNETLYGAIRYDDERRPTREVIRPTYFDGVSIVPGNLELMEFEHQTPRAMIDRKARGHDMFFRRVATALGEVESDYDVVVIDCPPQLGYLTMGALNAATAMVVTIHPQMVDMASMSQFLLMTSDLMSVIEDAGGHLHHDFIRYVVTRHDPNDVPETQIVALLRNLFGDDVLNAAAWKSTAVANAGLTKQSLYELERGSVGRAAYDRALESVDAVNAEITHLIKQAWGR; encoded by the coding sequence ATGACGCAAGTACCCCACACGCATTCAGAGGTCGTTGAGACTGCCGCGCAGCGCGTGAACCGTCACGCCTCTCTCTTGTCCGGCCAACTTCGGAACCTCACCGCGTCGCTGTTCCCCCCAGCGTCCCAGAAAATGCTGCGGTCCTTCAGTTCAGGAGAGGTCGCAAAATTTGTAGGGGTGTCCGACGGATACCTGCGGCAGCTCTCGATCGATGGACTTGGACCGGCGCCGGCCATAGCGACGGGTGGGCGCCGGTCCTACACGCTCACACAGGTCAACGAACTGCGAGCCTATCTCGCTGAAGCGCGACCTCGCGAGGCCATGCAGTTCCTGCCACGACGTCGTCCAGGCGAGCCGTTGCAGGTGATCGCGGTCGCCAACTTCAAGGGCGGTTCAGCGAAAACCACGACATCGCTCTACCTGGCGCAGTATCTGGCTTTGCGTGGTTTCCGGGTTCTGGCGATCGATCTGGATCCGCAAGCGTCATTGTCGTCGATGTTCGGGTATCAGCCGGAATTCGATATCGACCGAAATGAGACACTCTACGGTGCGATCCGCTACGACGACGAGCGCCGGCCTACACGGGAGGTCATCCGGCCGACCTATTTCGACGGCGTCAGCATCGTTCCCGGAAATCTGGAGTTGATGGAGTTCGAACATCAGACACCACGCGCCATGATTGACCGAAAGGCCCGTGGCCACGACATGTTCTTCAGGAGGGTTGCAACCGCTCTGGGCGAAGTCGAGTCGGATTACGATGTGGTCGTGATCGACTGCCCACCGCAACTGGGCTACCTCACCATGGGGGCTCTCAACGCGGCGACTGCTATGGTGGTCACCATCCATCCGCAGATGGTCGACATGGCGTCCATGAGCCAATTCCTCCTTATGACCTCGGATCTGATGTCCGTGATTGAGGATGCTGGTGGACACCTGCATCACGATTTCATCCGCTACGTCGTCACCCGGCATGATCCGAACGACGTGCCCGAGACGCAGATCGTCGCCTTGTTGCGCAATCTGTTCGGCGACGACGTACTGAACGCTGCCGCCTGGAAGTCGACAGCCGTTGCTAATGCGGGACTGACGAAGCAGTCCCTCTATGAGCTGGAGCGTGGGTCGGTCGGTCGAGCGGCCTATGACAGGGCACTCGAATCCGTCGATGCGGTGAATGCCGAGATCACACATTTGATCAAACAGGCGTGGGGCCGATGA
- the repB gene encoding plasmid partitioning protein RepB: MTKTTGTNRTRAISALFAIQPPLSADNKPRIPSGSVNALRSTLTDSERENEELRQQLQSGASIVTIDADLIDASPIVDRFHEADDPTYEALKASIAQRGQEIPILVRPLKSGRYQSAYGHRRVRVARELGLPVKAVVRELTDEDLIVAQGVENAAREDLSFIERAFFAARLEDAGYERSVIQEALAIDRAEASKLITVARAVPPDIAEAIGRAPKVGRGRWQALADALKDEAALERAGRVIHDPQFRGASDDRFLALLKAATATPAESKLIRTVFCNEKPVAKVQETAKDIRVTLTREGGFAHYLLEQLPNLFEAFERSRIRDE, translated from the coding sequence ATGACGAAGACAACTGGAACCAACCGCACCCGTGCGATCAGCGCTCTCTTCGCCATCCAACCGCCGTTGTCAGCAGACAACAAACCCCGGATCCCATCCGGCTCGGTCAACGCACTCCGCTCGACCCTGACCGACTCCGAGCGGGAGAACGAAGAGCTGCGCCAGCAGCTTCAGTCCGGCGCATCGATCGTTACGATCGATGCAGACCTCATCGATGCGTCACCCATCGTCGATCGCTTTCATGAAGCCGATGATCCAACCTACGAGGCGCTGAAGGCTTCCATCGCTCAACGCGGGCAGGAGATTCCGATTCTCGTTCGTCCGCTCAAGAGCGGACGTTATCAGAGCGCCTATGGTCATCGCAGGGTGCGGGTCGCGCGCGAGCTCGGCCTGCCGGTCAAGGCCGTCGTTCGCGAACTCACGGACGAAGACCTGATCGTTGCCCAAGGCGTCGAGAACGCGGCACGCGAGGACCTGAGCTTCATTGAGCGCGCCTTCTTCGCGGCCCGTTTGGAGGATGCAGGCTATGAACGATCTGTTATCCAAGAGGCATTGGCCATCGACCGGGCGGAAGCGTCGAAGCTGATTACCGTTGCTCGCGCCGTTCCGCCCGACATCGCCGAGGCCATAGGTCGTGCACCCAAAGTCGGGCGTGGGCGCTGGCAGGCTCTGGCCGACGCGCTCAAGGACGAAGCAGCACTTGAGCGTGCAGGCAGAGTCATCCACGACCCGCAGTTCAGGGGGGCGTCAGATGACAGATTCCTTGCCCTCCTAAAAGCGGCCACTGCAACACCGGCCGAGTCAAAGCTCATTCGCACCGTGTTCTGCAACGAGAAGCCGGTTGCCAAGGTTCAGGAGACGGCCAAGGACATCCGCGTGACGCTGACCAGGGAAGGGGGGTTCGCCCACTACTTGCTGGAGCAGCTTCCCAATCTGTTCGAGGCCTTCGAGCGCAGCCGCATTCGCGACGAGTGA
- a CDS encoding MmgE/PrpD family protein yields MPPATLQLARTFSALTWAEVPAPVRHETERLLLDTLGCLLAGADTEIGPMARRFGLALGGGTPVFVAGGPRLGLLGAIYANARIANALDLDETFPVGAHFGVGAVAAALGLAEARMQSGAAFLSAILTGYELGARLASQIGPMIEVEDGRVTGFPSVWGVAAPVVLAAAGAAARLLEQDASLFAQTIGLAGANTPVPAGAHWAAAIDLPNAKYCDAGWCAVTGAGGALAAEAGTRGFPTILDGPSGLARLSGAASPTEAHLTAGLGERWLIAYITYKPWPSCRFTHPVLTALEAILASEHPAADAITAIVVETGPLTASARFTQETPRTFASRQFSYPHLIAMRLLGVPPGPAWCDPRWDDDPAVADLRAKVRFEAHPRGEDFVHSLTHNQMRALPGGIQVHLADGRILRAESDTACGDPWNPETLLSDEALAAKLRGLARGPVDPLIEAVGDLSRATSIKPLIAALQAASGMH; encoded by the coding sequence TTGCCTCCCGCCACCCTCCAACTCGCCCGGACGTTCAGTGCCCTGACCTGGGCCGAGGTCCCGGCGCCCGTGCGCCATGAGACCGAGCGTCTCCTGCTCGACACGCTCGGATGCCTCCTTGCAGGAGCGGATACCGAGATCGGGCCGATGGCCCGCCGGTTCGGTCTCGCCCTCGGCGGCGGGACTCCCGTCTTCGTCGCTGGCGGACCCCGCCTCGGCCTCCTCGGCGCCATCTACGCCAATGCGCGCATCGCCAATGCCCTCGACCTCGACGAGACGTTTCCGGTCGGTGCCCATTTCGGCGTCGGGGCGGTTGCAGCGGCACTCGGGCTCGCCGAAGCGCGGATGCAGTCGGGTGCGGCATTCCTGAGCGCGATCCTGACCGGCTACGAACTCGGCGCCCGGCTCGCGAGCCAGATCGGACCGATGATCGAGGTCGAGGACGGGCGGGTCACGGGATTTCCATCCGTCTGGGGCGTCGCCGCGCCCGTCGTCCTCGCAGCAGCCGGTGCGGCCGCACGGCTCCTTGAGCAGGATGCGTCCCTGTTCGCGCAGACCATCGGCTTGGCAGGCGCGAATACGCCGGTACCGGCCGGGGCACACTGGGCTGCGGCGATCGACTTGCCGAACGCGAAGTATTGCGATGCGGGCTGGTGCGCCGTCACCGGGGCCGGCGGCGCTCTGGCGGCCGAGGCAGGCACCCGGGGATTTCCAACGATCCTCGACGGACCGAGCGGGTTGGCGCGGCTCTCGGGCGCGGCCTCGCCCACCGAGGCGCACCTGACCGCGGGGCTCGGTGAACGCTGGCTCATCGCCTACATCACCTACAAGCCTTGGCCGAGTTGCCGCTTCACGCATCCGGTGCTGACCGCCCTCGAGGCGATCCTGGCGAGCGAGCACCCCGCCGCCGACGCCATCACGGCGATCGTCGTCGAGACCGGCCCGCTCACCGCCTCGGCCCGCTTCACGCAAGAAACGCCCCGCACCTTCGCGAGCCGGCAGTTCAGTTATCCTCACCTCATCGCGATGCGGCTCCTCGGCGTGCCGCCGGGCCCGGCCTGGTGCGACCCGCGCTGGGACGACGACCCGGCCGTTGCCGACTTGCGCGCCAAGGTCCGATTCGAGGCTCATCCGCGCGGCGAGGACTTTGTGCACAGCCTCACCCACAATCAGATGCGCGCGCTTCCCGGCGGAATCCAGGTCCACCTCGCCGACGGGAGGATCCTTCGGGCCGAGAGCGACACCGCGTGCGGCGACCCATGGAATCCCGAAACCCTCCTGTCGGACGAGGCGCTCGCTGCCAAGCTCCGCGGTCTCGCGCGGGGCCCGGTCGATCCGCTGATCGAGGCCGTGGGCGACCTCTCGCGCGCGACTTCGATCAAGCCTCTGATCGCGGCGCTCCAGGCCGCCAGCGGGATGCATTGA
- a CDS encoding FAD-dependent oxidoreductase codes for MRAPLSHLSGLAVDVLVIGAGINGASAAQHLAASGHDVLLVDKADFGAGATARSSRLLHCGLRYLAPGRSLAEFLIRPDRLLTALRMARQAMMARAELVRTVPERVTAMRFCFPVYRDGPYRSWQIDAAFGILAGLGAGTSVPLDYKRLSPEEATARPLLRALRDPERLQAVACFREYQIDWPERLCLDAVLDAERCGARVRNYTSAALLGSLPGGGWQVRLSDTLSTQPPVHVTARRVLNLAGTGIDAVTRGVVPHARRRVVGTKGAHILVRLPAECAGTGIATLSRRGEPFYCIPWRNLHFFGPTETPYEGDPHAAAVTPDEAAFLLSEAHHLLPGCRLSPEAVVASWAGVRPLTYDPALPLGRRSRELHDLSADGLPGVFALTAGPVMSHRSAGRLLADTAACGLIPRRAAQAVRYSGPEVPPGLIGEALRPGTPSAVADLQRAVEREHAATLADVLFRRTGAAWGEPLASHEIVRAAATVGEALGWDAAARRAAVEAYTDEVSRLFGSPFAPSNLSPPDLPTVTAASRQGDHP; via the coding sequence ATGCGCGCTCCTCTCTCCCACCTCTCCGGCCTCGCCGTCGACGTGCTGGTGATCGGTGCCGGCATCAACGGGGCGAGCGCCGCCCAGCACCTCGCGGCGTCCGGCCACGACGTGCTCCTCGTCGACAAGGCCGATTTTGGGGCCGGCGCCACCGCCCGCTCGAGCCGTCTCCTGCATTGCGGCCTGCGCTACCTCGCCCCAGGCCGCTCGCTCGCCGAGTTTCTCATCCGGCCCGATCGGCTGCTCACGGCATTGCGCATGGCGCGTCAAGCCATGATGGCCCGGGCCGAACTCGTCCGTACGGTTCCCGAGCGGGTGACCGCGATGCGCTTCTGCTTTCCCGTCTACCGGGATGGTCCCTATCGGTCCTGGCAGATCGACGCCGCCTTCGGAATCCTCGCGGGGCTCGGGGCGGGGACCTCCGTCCCCCTCGACTACAAGCGCCTGTCGCCCGAGGAGGCCACGGCCCGCCCGCTCCTGCGCGCCCTGCGGGACCCCGAGCGGCTTCAAGCCGTCGCTTGCTTCCGCGAGTATCAGATCGACTGGCCCGAGCGGCTCTGCCTCGACGCGGTGCTAGACGCGGAGCGCTGTGGCGCCCGGGTCCGCAACTACACCTCCGCCGCTCTCCTCGGATCGCTCCCCGGGGGGGGCTGGCAGGTGCGCCTGAGCGACACCCTCAGTACGCAGCCGCCCGTCCACGTCACGGCCCGCCGGGTCCTTAACCTTGCCGGCACCGGGATCGATGCGGTCACGCGCGGGGTCGTCCCGCACGCCCGACGCCGTGTCGTCGGCACCAAGGGGGCGCATATCCTGGTGCGGCTCCCTGCGGAATGCGCCGGGACGGGGATTGCCACGCTGAGCCGCCGGGGCGAGCCGTTCTACTGCATCCCCTGGCGCAACCTCCACTTCTTCGGGCCGACCGAGACGCCCTACGAGGGGGACCCCCACGCTGCAGCGGTCACGCCGGACGAGGCCGCGTTCCTGCTCTCCGAGGCGCACCATCTCCTGCCGGGCTGTCGCTTGAGTCCCGAGGCTGTCGTCGCGAGCTGGGCGGGGGTCCGGCCGCTGACCTACGACCCCGCACTGCCGCTCGGCCGGCGCTCGCGCGAACTCCACGACCTTAGCGCGGACGGTCTGCCGGGTGTTTTCGCCCTGACGGCCGGTCCGGTGATGAGCCATCGCTCCGCCGGGCGCCTGCTCGCCGACACGGCTGCCTGCGGCCTCATCCCCCGTCGTGCCGCCCAGGCCGTGCGCTACTCCGGGCCGGAGGTGCCGCCGGGCCTGATCGGCGAGGCGCTTCGGCCCGGCACGCCCTCCGCCGTCGCCGACCTGCAGCGCGCGGTCGAGCGCGAGCACGCCGCAACGCTCGCCGACGTGCTGTTCCGGCGCACCGGCGCCGCCTGGGGCGAGCCCCTCGCATCGCACGAGATCGTGCGCGCCGCCGCAACCGTTGGCGAGGCGCTGGGCTGGGACGCCGCCGCCCGGCGCGCCGCCGTCGAGGCCTACACGGACGAAGTCTCGCGACTGTTCGGTTCGCCTTTCGCCCCTTCGAACCTGAGCCCTCCGGACCTTCCAACCGTGACCGCCGCGTCCCGCCAAGGAGATCACCCGTGA
- a CDS encoding ABC transporter substrate-binding protein translates to MTPSVLTRRSLVAGAVLSPLAGAGLVRAEPTATLRAAIAGFSVLNTLDPAKASLLSENYVIWALFNALLRFNARMEIEGDLAARFSVLDSTTLEFSLRPEARFHDGAPVTADDVKFSLERVLDPATASPNRGKLTAIEAVTIRDPLTLRISTRTPFAPLLSALTNTRTGTQIVSRAALRELGPEAFARAPVGSGPYRVRAWRPNERVELEAAAQHLGPPARIPRVDVLLIPEESSGLTALLGQAVDLTSTAPFADVRALEARPALQVFKQPGLNTRYVALNNRQAPFDDLHVRRALSMAFDRNALVKAVLFGEGTATPGLLPPALLAHQGPLPDLVTYNPDRARAELAKARYRPEAITASVLVWGSSWWRRFGEIVVAQINQTLGTRLTVQAGDTNAVFAQLRAGAYQAAVWGWLGLVDYDEYLGDILGATGARNFQGYANPAFDALLAEGRTTLDPRSRAAIYARADRLMLEDMPVWPAFCSNIHQVATHRLVGFTQLPYSNFGDQFAHLELRA, encoded by the coding sequence GTGACCCCGTCCGTCCTGACTCGGCGCAGCCTCGTCGCCGGTGCCGTCCTCAGCCCGCTCGCCGGCGCGGGCCTGGTCCGCGCCGAGCCCACCGCGACCCTGCGCGCGGCCATCGCCGGATTCTCGGTGCTGAACACCCTCGATCCGGCCAAAGCCAGCCTCCTCTCGGAAAACTATGTGATCTGGGCGCTGTTCAACGCCCTCTTGCGCTTCAACGCCCGCATGGAGATCGAGGGCGATCTCGCGGCCCGCTTCAGCGTCCTCGACTCGACGACGCTCGAGTTCAGCCTGCGGCCCGAGGCGCGCTTCCACGACGGCGCACCGGTCACGGCCGACGACGTCAAGTTCTCTCTCGAGCGCGTGCTCGATCCAGCCACCGCCTCGCCGAACCGGGGCAAGCTCACGGCGATCGAGGCGGTCACCATCCGCGATCCGCTGACCTTGCGGATCAGTACCCGCACTCCTTTTGCCCCCCTGCTCAGCGCCCTCACCAACACCCGCACGGGGACGCAGATCGTGTCGCGTGCGGCCCTGCGGGAGCTCGGACCCGAGGCGTTCGCGCGTGCACCCGTCGGCAGCGGTCCGTATCGCGTGCGGGCATGGCGGCCCAACGAGCGCGTCGAGCTCGAGGCGGCCGCCCAACACCTCGGCCCACCCGCTCGGATTCCACGGGTCGACGTCCTGCTGATCCCCGAAGAGTCGAGCGGGCTCACCGCTCTCCTCGGCCAGGCCGTCGATCTCACGAGCACGGCCCCCTTCGCCGATGTCCGCGCCCTCGAGGCGCGGCCCGCGCTGCAGGTATTCAAGCAACCCGGACTGAACACGCGCTACGTGGCGCTCAACAACAGGCAGGCGCCGTTCGACGACCTCCACGTGCGCCGCGCCCTCTCGATGGCCTTCGACCGCAACGCCCTCGTCAAGGCCGTCCTGTTCGGCGAGGGCACCGCGACGCCGGGCCTGCTGCCCCCCGCGCTGCTGGCGCATCAGGGCCCGCTTCCCGATCTCGTGACCTACAATCCGGACCGCGCCCGCGCCGAGCTCGCCAAGGCACGCTACCGGCCCGAGGCCATCACGGCGAGCGTTCTCGTCTGGGGCTCGTCCTGGTGGCGGCGCTTCGGCGAGATCGTCGTCGCCCAGATCAACCAGACGCTCGGGACGCGCCTCACCGTCCAGGCCGGTGACACCAACGCGGTCTTTGCCCAGCTGCGAGCCGGCGCGTACCAGGCCGCGGTCTGGGGCTGGCTCGGCCTCGTCGACTACGACGAGTATCTCGGCGACATCCTCGGCGCCACGGGCGCCCGCAACTTCCAGGGCTACGCCAACCCGGCTTTCGACGCGCTGCTCGCGGAGGGGCGCACCACCCTCGACCCGAGGAGCCGGGCCGCGATCTATGCCAGGGCCGACCGCCTGATGCTCGAGGACATGCCGGTCTGGCCGGCCTTCTGCTCCAACATTCATCAGGTCGCGACCCACCGCCTCGTTGGCTTCACGCAGCTTCCCTACTCGAATTTCGGCGACCAGTTCGCCCATCTGGAGCTGCGCGCATGA
- a CDS encoding ABC transporter permease — translation MTAAFRLSGPILRHAGGVVLVGLLGALCIFAALRLGPGDPALTALGEGATPASVAAYRARWGLDQPWPVQFAAWFLPALHGDFGTSIAVASGIPVSRLIAERLPVTVFVGAYALVIATTTALVFGAVAARWRGRWPDSLATTLAVLGVAMPDFWVAYLLIGSLAFGLGLFPSFGYVPPSVSLTGALSSATLPALAIAAPMAASFTRILRAALIEESLSEHVRVARALGHPGRFIFLHHVLRNALIPFVTVVGLQVRYLLGGTVVIERIFGLPGLGALMVDAAFARDYPLVQACALVFLLGVLVANLATDGLCALLDPRRS, via the coding sequence ATGACTGCAGCCTTCCGTCTTTCCGGGCCGATTCTCCGCCATGCCGGCGGCGTCGTCCTGGTCGGTCTCCTCGGCGCCCTGTGCATCTTCGCGGCCCTGCGCCTCGGCCCGGGCGACCCGGCGCTCACGGCCCTGGGGGAGGGGGCAACGCCCGCCTCCGTCGCGGCCTACCGCGCCCGCTGGGGCCTCGACCAGCCCTGGCCCGTCCAGTTCGCGGCCTGGTTCCTCCCGGCGCTGCACGGCGATTTCGGCACCTCGATCGCGGTCGCGAGCGGGATCCCGGTATCCCGGCTCATCGCCGAGCGTCTGCCGGTCACCGTCTTCGTCGGTGCCTACGCGCTCGTCATCGCCACGACGACGGCACTCGTCTTCGGCGCCGTGGCGGCACGCTGGCGCGGCCGGTGGCCCGACAGCCTCGCCACGACGCTCGCCGTGCTCGGCGTCGCGATGCCGGATTTCTGGGTCGCCTACCTGCTGATCGGCAGCCTCGCCTTCGGCCTCGGCCTGTTCCCGAGCTTCGGCTACGTCCCGCCCTCGGTTTCGCTGACCGGGGCTCTCTCGAGCGCGACGCTGCCGGCGCTCGCCATCGCCGCACCGATGGCCGCGAGCTTCACCCGCATCCTGCGCGCCGCACTCATCGAGGAATCCTTGAGCGAGCACGTGCGGGTCGCGCGTGCGCTCGGGCATCCCGGCCGCTTCATCTTCCTCCACCACGTCCTGCGCAACGCGCTGATCCCGTTCGTCACGGTGGTCGGGCTGCAGGTCCGCTATCTCCTCGGCGGCACCGTGGTGATCGAGCGCATCTTCGGCCTGCCCGGTCTCGGTGCCCTCATGGTCGATGCGGCCTTCGCGCGCGACTACCCGCTCGTGCAGGCCTGCGCGCTCGTCTTCCTCCTCGGAGTCCTTGTCGCAAACCTCGCCACGGACGGGCTGTGCGCCCTCCTCGATCCGCGCCGGAGCTAG
- a CDS encoding ABC transporter permease — MRAFLAHRLAPLGALVTGLVLLLVGVGPALSPYDPTHMDVLALLAPPDWQHPFGTDALGRDVLTRVLAGARLSLTVSATGVALAALAGTLAGLVAAERGGLLAAVLLRLSDLLFSFPSFVLALFLVVVLGFGTGTLILAIALVYAPIFVRLSRNLAASARGLTYVAAARVIGQSGRSILLREILPNIAGPLLVQATLGLAFGIVIEAGLSFIGLGVQPPQPSLGTIMAEGREVFGQAPWVLTLTGLFIALTLLGLNLLGDGLRELADPKLRGRS, encoded by the coding sequence ATGCGCGCCTTCCTCGCCCATCGCCTCGCGCCGCTCGGCGCCCTCGTCACCGGCCTCGTGCTCCTGCTCGTCGGGGTCGGCCCTGCCCTGTCGCCCTACGACCCCACCCACATGGACGTCCTCGCGCTCCTCGCACCTCCCGACTGGCAGCATCCGTTCGGCACCGACGCACTCGGGCGCGACGTGCTCACCCGGGTGCTCGCCGGCGCCCGGCTGTCGCTCACCGTCAGCGCCACCGGCGTCGCCCTCGCGGCGCTCGCCGGAACCCTCGCGGGGCTCGTCGCGGCCGAGCGTGGCGGCCTCCTCGCCGCGGTGCTCCTGCGCCTCTCCGACCTCCTGTTCTCGTTTCCGAGCTTCGTCCTCGCCCTGTTCCTCGTCGTCGTGCTCGGTTTCGGCACCGGAACGCTGATCCTCGCGATCGCCCTCGTCTACGCGCCGATCTTCGTCCGTCTCAGCCGCAACCTCGCGGCGAGCGCCCGAGGCCTGACCTACGTCGCTGCCGCCCGTGTGATCGGCCAGTCGGGCCGGAGCATCCTCCTGCGCGAGATCCTGCCGAACATCGCCGGCCCGCTCCTGGTGCAGGCGACCCTCGGACTCGCCTTCGGCATCGTGATCGAGGCGGGCCTGAGCTTCATCGGGCTGGGCGTCCAGCCACCCCAGCCCTCGCTCGGCACCATCATGGCCGAGGGCCGCGAGGTGTTCGGCCAGGCACCCTGGGTGCTCACGCTGACGGGCCTGTTCATCGCGCTCACCCTGCTCGGATTGAACCTGCTCGGAGACGGCCTGCGCGAACTCGCCGATCCCAAGCTGAGGGGCCGCTCATGA